The Candidatus Desulfarcum epimagneticum region GCGAACCGTCCGCCCCTGAAAATAAACCCGTTGAATGAAACATAAATTGACATTTAATCAAAATTTCATTAGATTTTATCATTCTTTTTAAAAATCAAGGAGTTCAGAGAATGGATCAAAAACGAACTGATGACATCATAAAAAATTATTTGGCGGTTTTAAGAAAAAATGATTTTCCGGTTGTCAGGGCTTTCATTTTCGGCTCCCACGCAAAAGGAACCCAGAATGCCGACAGCGACATTGATCTGGCTGTGACCCTTGAAACGGTCGAGGACAAATTTGAGGTCGGCGCGCAGCTGGCCAAACTGACCCGAAAAGTGGACATACGCATTGAGCCCCACCCTTTCCACGTCAATGAGTTCAATATGTCCCATCCGTTTGCCAAAGAAATTTTGCGGCATGGAATTGAAGTGGTCTGAGGCGGCGAAACCTGAAAAAGAAGAGGCGCCGTTTAAAACATCAAAAACGCCCATCAAAAAAGGGGTTGGAGAAAATCTCCAACCCCTTGGATTTTTTTTGGTAACGGGGGCCGAATGGCCCGCGATCCCCGTTCGTTTTTAAACCCTTTCGGCCCCATGTTCCGGGGTCTGTCCAGACAAACGATTTGACCCGCGTTGAGGGTTCGACTGTGGAGACAAGGCATGCCTTGTCTCCACCATTTCACGATTTTGCGAATTTCCCCGGATCGACGATG contains the following coding sequences:
- a CDS encoding Nucleotidyltransferase yields the protein MDQKRTDDIIKNYLAVLRKNDFPVVRAFIFGSHAKGTQNADSDIDLAVTLETVEDKFEVGAQLAKLTRKVDIRIEPHPFHVNEFNMSHPFAKEILRHGIEVV